A region of Lycium barbarum isolate Lr01 chromosome 3, ASM1917538v2, whole genome shotgun sequence DNA encodes the following proteins:
- the LOC132630737 gene encoding uncharacterized protein LOC132630737 has product MSTVSSLLRHSSTWNNENCYVNFKIDANAFREYSTYIDLLQAVATQLNIDLQLKNIYIKYIIEGNDTTIEIHNDMSVRVYVELKKENKQLAMYPLCINTTDKSVDNCVSGESCIEGGILQIGYTKQTNAMETVGSGDLASSSCDKNQKEVVVDQVYKNKDTLKAIMANYAVSNRFNFCAESYTLVCVSEECDWKFRASSVGKSEMFRVMEFHDKHTCSLKDQVYSQRHATSWFIGGIVKPKVANHQRKYTPNDIAEDVRNDLGMDVSCMVAWRAREKAMKDLMGEPSDSYIKLPGYLYIMDKTYPGSHIKMRKSDENEFLYLFIAFYAFIKGFHCCRPIVVVDGRHLKTAYNGTFVASTLDGTGNVLSLAYGVIDSENDRSWTWFFERFREAYGVRENMCIVADRHESINKAVSRIYLNVPHYACIWHLWGNVCKKYKKSHNVLSPMFYAMAKAYTQEDFDELMGKVEKAYFRVVEYLELAGREKWARVYATTNRGWTMTSNIAECINHHLVAARELPIFDFLEEVEPSTKYLYTIYDAGRRFIVNLDNKTCSCQMFQIDEIPCPHAWAVIKKKNLMADDYCSELFKPHTVVKTYDVAVDPLPDEREWKIPTYISEDVVLPPRYKRPPGRPKKKHDKPLFELLLGKKRHACSTCGQTGHNRRSCSNAPRRK; this is encoded by the exons ATGTCCACCGTATCGTCGTTGCTAAGACACTCAAGTACTTGGAACAATGAAAACTGCTATGTGAATTTCAAAATCGATGCAAATGCTTTCAGAGAATATTCGACGTATATAGATTTATTACAAGCAGTTGCAACTCAGCTGAATATAGACCTGCAACTGAAAAACATATACATCAAATATATCATTGAAGGTAACGACACGACAATAGAAATACATAATGATATGAGTGTTAGGGTGTATGTGGAATTGAAGAAAGAGAACAAACAGTTAGCGATGTATCCTTTGTGCATAAATACAACTGATAAAAGCGTTGATAATTGTGTATCTGGTGAAAGTTGTATTGAAGGAGGGATTTTGCAAATTGGTTACACAAAACAAACAAATGCTATGGAAACAGTAGGGAGTGGAGACTTAGCTTCTTCAAGTTGTG ATAAGAATCAAAAAGAGGTTGTTGTTGATCAAGTTTACAAGAACAAAGATACACTAAAGGCTATTATGGCGAATTATGCAGTTTCCAACAGGTTCAATTTTTGTGCCGAGAG TTATACACTAGTATGTGTGTCTGAAGAGTGTGATTGGAAATTTAGAGCATCGAGCGTTGGTAAATCAGAAATGTTCAGGGTTATGGAGTTTCATGACAAGCATACATGTTCGCTAAAAGATCAGGTGTATTCACAACGCCATGCGACAAGTTGGTTTATAGGTGGAATTGTAAAGCCAAAAGTAGCCAACCATCAGAGGAAATACACACCTAATGATATAGCGGAGGATGTAAGAAATGATCTTGGAATGGATGTGTCCTGTATGGTCGCTTGGCGGGCTAGGGAAAAGGCAATGAAGGATTTAATGGGTGAACCATCGGATTCTTACATAAAATTACCTGGGTACCTATACATCATGGATAAAACGTATCCAGGTTCACATATAAAAATGCGAAAATCCGACGAAAATGAGTTTCTGTATCTGTTTATAGCATTTTATGCATTCATCAAAGGGTTTCATTGTTGTAGGCCAATTGTTGTAGTTGACGGGAGGCACCTCAAAACAGCATACAACGGAACGTTCGTAGCAAGCACGTTAGACGGTACAG GTAATGTACTTTCTTTAGCATATGGTGTGATAGATTCAGAAAATGACAGGTCTTGGACGTGGTTCTTTGAGCGATTCAGGGAAGCGTATGGTGTAAGAGAGAACATGTGTATTGTTGCTGATAGGCATGAAAGCATAAACAAAGCTGTTTCTAGAATCTATCTGAATGTGCCGCATTATGCATGCATATGGCATCTTTGGGGTAACGTATGTAAGAAGTATAAGAAGAGCCATAATGTGTTGAGTCCCATGTTTTATGCAATGGCAAAAGCGTACACGCAGGAAGATTTTGATGAGCTTATGGGGAAGGTTGAGAAGGCATATTTTCGAGTGGTAGAGTATTTGGAATTGGCTGGAAGAGAGAAGTGGGCTAGAGTGTATGCAACTACTAACCGAGGGTGGACAATGACTTCAAACATAGCAGAGTGTATTAATCATCACCTTGTAGCAGCAAGAGAGCTTCCTATATTTGATTTTCtagaagaa GTCGAACCATCAACCAAATACTTGTACACAATATATGATGCAGGAAGGCGTTTCATCGTTAACTTGGACAACAAAACTTGCAGTTGTCAGATGTTTCAAATAGACGAAATTCCATGCCCACATGCATGGGCTGTCATTAAGAAGAAAAATCTAATGGCTGATGATTACTGTTCCGAATTGTTCAAACCGCACACTGTGGTGAAGACGTATGATGTCGCCGTGGATCCTCTCCCTGATGAGCGGGAATGGAAGATTCCAACATACATATCAGAGGATGTGGTTTTGCCACCAAGATACAAGAGACCTCCTGGTAGGCCAAAGAAAAAGCATGATAAGCCGTTATTTGAATTGCTTCTTGGGAAAAAGAGACATGCTTGCAGTACTTGTGGACAGACTGGACACAATAGACGATCTTGTAGTAATGCTCCTAGAAGGAAGTAA
- the LOC132633853 gene encoding uncharacterized protein LOC132633853: MQRPKNPVVRKSTKKIDTGKEMKRKKFVQHEAGEEEEFDPAMKQDDKFFVQYPPSHAIRYASYMNPKVKKELKDKLTDRQFELFSETIFGKYLNMQHCEVQPQMFRCFMVRELEKKYPYCLCY, from the exons ATGCAAAGGCCTAAAAACCCTGTAGTCAGaaaatcaacaaagaaaatagatACCGGAAAAGAGATGAAGAGGAAAAAATTCGTACAACATGAAGCAGGAGAAGAGGAAGAGTTTGACCCAGCGATGAAACAG GATGATAAATTCTTTGTCCAATATCCTCCCAGTCATGCAATACGATATGCTTCTTACATGAACCCGAAAGTTAAAAAAGAATTGAAGGACAAGCTTACCGATAGACAATTTGAACTCTTTTCCGAGACTATATTTGGGAAATACCTCAACATGCAGCATTGTGAAGTTCAACCACAGATGTTTAGGTGTTTTATGGTTAGAGAGCTGGAAAAAAAGTACCCCTACTGCCTTTGTTATTGA